Proteins from a single region of Chelonoidis abingdonii isolate Lonesome George chromosome 20, CheloAbing_2.0, whole genome shotgun sequence:
- the ZNHIT3 gene encoding zinc finger HIT domain-containing protein 3 produces MQEGSGCCVCAGRGAARYRCPGCRARYCSVPCYKKHKEQCIPKQDQVVKTLITDTSSLFGRVKSVQDKGSHWSVDDILTEDDEADRVPLQKLKLLGESKELRSLLLNPHLQQLLLTVDQAKEKDSLIKTYMQEPLFVEFADCCLRVVEPPEKENCLLE; encoded by the exons ATGCAGGAGGGGAGCGGCTGCTGCGTGTGCGCGGGTCGCGGCGCCGCTCGATACCGCTGCCCGGGCTGCAGGGCCAGATA tTGTTCTGTCCCCTGCTACAAGAAGCATAAAG AACAGTGTATACCAAAACAGGATCAGGTTGTAAAGACGCTGATTACAGATACATCCTCGCTTTTCGGaagagttaaatcagtgcaagacAAAG GAAGCCATTGGTCTGTAGATGATATCCTGACAGAAGATGATGAGGCAGACAGAGTCCCACTGCAGAAACTCAAACTCTTAG gggaGTCTAAAGAACTGAGAAGCTTACTACTCAACCCCCatctgcagcaactgctgctaaCTGTAGATCAAGCCAAAGAAAAAGATTCCCtcataaaaacatacatgcaagAGCCATTATTTGTGGAGTTCGCAGACTGCTGCTTGAGAGTTGTTGAACCTCCAGAGAAAGAGAATTGTCTTCTGGAGTGA